In Sedimentibacter sp. MB31-C6, one genomic interval encodes:
- a CDS encoding ATP-dependent DNA helicase — MDNIKLSVRELVEFIYKSGDLNTSSISNERAMEGIKAHKLLQSQMSENYIREFFLKQEFEIDNVYIVIEGRADGIVDEDDKVTIDEIKSTYTDLEKINENYNKSHIAQAKCYAYIYGLQNKVDNLNIQLRYFNIDSKKTKELYFSYDIDELRAFFYEMLHIYVDWAKTIISLNKSKAASIDKLKFPFESYRQGQREFSVAVFKTIKLGQNLFAQAPTGVGKTISVLFPAIKAMNLKKNSKIFYLTAKSSTKTIAFDTIKLMVDNGLKLRTSIITAKEKICFKEECNCEPEICEYARGYYDKLNAPLKNAIKNDLLYDRVYIENLAKKNEICPFELSLDLSYMSDIVICDYNYYFDPRVALQRDDVFKKSNDILLIDEAHNLEDRARNMYSPEIVKEDFYNTYKIMKEINKNISKDLYNVNKKFIELKKSMIEVSEVLEEEPKDLIKSIRKFVDSAGKYINNKKVNHIPDELVDIYFKGMFFIKISEMYDDNFCYYMDLSKNNFTVKIYLIDPSDILNQVEKQACSSIFFSATLTPLKYFRYILGGEESDLLLKIKSPFKEKHLNLMITGDISMKYSCRDLNIEKACEYIHATINEKMGNYMIFFPSYNYLEKVVKVYENCYNTNNIIVQNKGMNEEEQIEIINRFNNYSNIVLFTVVGGIFSEGIDLPLERLIGTVIIGTGIPQISFERNLIKNFFDRKYNSGFDFAYKFPGFNKILQSAGRVIRTEEDKGVVVLIDSRFCQYSYINMFPGHWKHYKEIYNVDELKKQINNFWFEKEDD; from the coding sequence ATGGATAACATAAAACTTTCAGTAAGGGAGTTAGTAGAATTTATTTATAAAAGCGGAGATTTAAATACTTCATCAATAAGCAATGAAAGAGCCATGGAAGGAATTAAGGCACATAAATTATTACAGTCTCAAATGAGTGAGAATTACATAAGAGAATTTTTTTTAAAGCAAGAATTTGAAATAGATAATGTTTATATTGTAATAGAAGGACGAGCTGATGGCATTGTAGATGAAGATGACAAGGTTACTATTGATGAAATAAAGTCTACTTATACAGATTTAGAAAAGATTAATGAGAATTATAATAAATCACACATTGCTCAAGCAAAGTGTTATGCATATATATATGGACTTCAAAATAAAGTTGATAATTTAAATATACAATTAAGATATTTTAATATTGATTCAAAAAAAACAAAAGAATTGTATTTTAGTTATGATATTGACGAATTGAGAGCTTTTTTCTATGAAATGTTGCATATTTATGTAGATTGGGCAAAAACTATAATTTCTTTAAATAAATCAAAGGCTGCGTCAATAGATAAATTAAAATTTCCTTTTGAATCATATAGACAAGGACAAAGAGAGTTTTCCGTCGCTGTCTTTAAAACAATAAAATTGGGGCAAAACCTTTTTGCTCAAGCGCCAACAGGAGTTGGTAAGACAATATCTGTTTTATTTCCAGCTATTAAGGCAATGAATTTAAAAAAGAATTCTAAAATATTCTATTTAACAGCTAAATCATCAACGAAAACAATAGCTTTTGATACAATAAAATTAATGGTTGATAACGGTCTTAAACTTAGGACATCAATTATAACAGCTAAAGAGAAAATTTGCTTTAAAGAAGAATGTAATTGTGAGCCTGAAATTTGTGAGTATGCAAGAGGATATTACGATAAACTTAATGCACCTCTAAAAAATGCAATAAAAAATGATTTGCTTTATGATAGAGTGTATATAGAAAATTTAGCAAAGAAAAATGAAATATGTCCTTTTGAGTTAAGTTTAGACTTAAGTTATATGTCAGATATAGTAATTTGCGATTATAATTATTATTTTGATCCAAGAGTAGCATTACAAAGAGATGATGTTTTCAAAAAAAGCAATGATATATTATTGATAGATGAAGCTCATAATTTAGAAGACAGAGCTAGAAACATGTATTCACCTGAAATCGTTAAAGAAGATTTTTATAATACATATAAAATAATGAAAGAAATTAATAAAAATATAAGCAAAGACTTATATAATGTTAATAAAAAATTTATTGAATTAAAGAAGAGCATGATTGAAGTATCAGAAGTTCTAGAAGAGGAACCTAAAGACCTTATTAAATCAATAAGAAAGTTTGTCGATTCTGCAGGAAAATATATTAATAATAAAAAGGTAAATCATATTCCAGATGAACTTGTCGATATTTATTTTAAAGGTATGTTTTTTATAAAGATTTCTGAAATGTATGATGATAATTTTTGTTATTATATGGATTTATCTAAAAATAATTTTACTGTTAAAATATATTTAATAGATCCGTCTGATATATTGAATCAAGTGGAGAAACAGGCATGTTCCTCAATATTCTTTTCTGCAACATTAACACCATTAAAATATTTTAGGTATATTTTAGGAGGAGAAGAAAGTGACCTTTTGTTAAAAATAAAATCACCCTTTAAGGAAAAACATTTAAATCTTATGATAACAGGTGATATATCTATGAAATATTCATGCAGAGATTTAAATATAGAAAAAGCTTGCGAATATATTCATGCTACTATTAATGAAAAAATGGGCAATTATATGATTTTTTTTCCATCATATAACTATTTAGAAAAAGTTGTAAAGGTGTATGAAAATTGTTACAATACCAATAATATTATTGTACAAAATAAAGGAATGAATGAAGAAGAACAAATTGAGATAATTAATAGATTTAATAATTATTCAAATATTGTTCTATTTACTGTAGTTGGAGGAATTTTTTCAGAGGGAATTGATTTACCTCTAGAAAGGTTAATAGGTACAGTTATAATAGGTACAGGAATACCTCAAATTTCATTTGAAAGGAATTTAATAAAAAATTTTTTTGATAGAAAATATAATTCGGGTTTTGATTTTGCTTATAAATTTCCAGGTTTCAACAAAATACTTCAATCAGCAGGACGTGTTATTCGTACTGAAGAAGATAAAGGAGTTGTAGTATTAATAGATTCAAGATTTTGTCAATATTCATATATAAATATGTTTCCTGGGCATTGGAAACATTATAAAGAAATTTATAATGTTGATGAATTAAAAAAACAAATAAATAATTTTTGGTTTGAAAAGGAGGATGACTAA
- the yihA gene encoding ribosome biogenesis GTP-binding protein YihA/YsxC, translating into MIIKKADLLITAAKKEQYPDTEVPEIAFAGKSNVGKSSMINALVNRKKLARTSGQPGKTQTINFYNINDTLNLVDLPGYGYAKVSKNEREKWGVMIETYLYNRNQLKEVVLLVDIRHEPSVNDKQMYTWIKNCNFTGYVIATKADKLSRSQQMKNLSVIKKSLYISNDNLLYPFSSETKAGVENVWNLFENILGIEE; encoded by the coding sequence ATGATTATTAAAAAAGCAGATTTATTAATAACTGCAGCCAAAAAAGAACAATATCCAGATACTGAAGTTCCTGAAATAGCATTTGCTGGAAAATCAAATGTTGGTAAATCATCAATGATAAATGCATTAGTAAATAGAAAAAAATTAGCAAGAACAAGTGGGCAGCCAGGCAAAACTCAAACAATTAATTTTTATAATATTAATGATACGTTAAATTTAGTTGACTTACCAGGTTATGGCTATGCAAAAGTATCGAAGAATGAAAGAGAAAAATGGGGGGTTATGATAGAAACATATCTTTATAATAGAAATCAACTTAAGGAAGTTGTTTTGTTGGTAGATATAAGACACGAACCTAGCGTAAATGATAAACAAATGTATACATGGATTAAAAATTGTAATTTTACTGGATATGTAATAGCTACTAAAGCAGATAAATTGTCAAGGTCACAACAAATGAAAAATCTATCAGTTATAAAAAAGTCATTATATATAAGTAATGATAATTTACTTTATCCTTTTTCATCAGAAACTAAAGCTGGTGTTGAAAATGTCTGGAATCTATTTGAAAATATATTGGGAATAGAAGAATAG
- a CDS encoding aminotransferase class IV, whose amino-acid sequence MIKVISNMNVVNGKIVSLDYINELLEKNNVNIYEVIRVINRRPIFLREHYDRMIKSIKLSKLNFSINYKIFKENIELLISKNEFYNCNIRVSFYISNEPVLMMYFIKSSYPSNEQFKSGIYTVTAKLQRDNPNIKEYKIDFKKNVERILNESNAFEVILINEDDTISEGSKSNIFFVIKEKLVTSLDNAVLLGVTRGKIVDVCNKNGIVVEKRNIHLNELKNFDGAFITGTSNNVLPIRTIDDINYNSSDNPIIQRVSKLYLNEMNMVI is encoded by the coding sequence ATGATTAAAGTGATTTCCAATATGAATGTAGTAAATGGAAAAATTGTTTCACTAGATTATATTAATGAACTTTTAGAAAAAAATAATGTTAATATATACGAAGTAATAAGAGTTATAAATAGAAGACCTATCTTTCTAAGAGAGCATTATGACAGAATGATTAAAAGTATAAAGTTGAGTAAATTAAATTTTTCAATTAATTATAAAATTTTTAAGGAAAACATAGAATTGCTTATTAGTAAAAATGAATTTTACAATTGCAATATAAGAGTTTCATTTTATATTTCTAATGAACCAGTACTAATGATGTATTTTATAAAAAGTAGTTATCCGTCAAATGAACAATTTAAATCAGGCATATATACAGTTACGGCAAAATTGCAGAGGGATAATCCAAATATAAAGGAATATAAAATTGATTTTAAAAAAAATGTAGAAAGGATATTGAATGAATCTAATGCCTTCGAAGTAATTTTAATTAATGAAGATGATACTATTAGCGAAGGAAGCAAATCAAACATATTTTTTGTTATTAAAGAAAAACTAGTAACTTCTTTAGATAATGCTGTTCTTTTAGGTGTTACAAGAGGCAAAATTGTAGATGTATGTAATAAAAATGGAATTGTAGTAGAAAAAAGAAATATTCACTTAAACGAGTTGAAAAATTTTGATGGTGCATTTATCACTGGTACTTCTAATAATGTGCTTCCTATAAGAACTATTGATGATATTAATTATAATTCATCTGATAATCCTATCATTCAAAGGGTTTCAAAACTTTATTTAAATGAAATGAATATGGTTATATAA
- a CDS encoding ATP-binding protein — translation MNCKIERKVNIDINMVKDVVEDILHNIESLLNEKVCFNTKLILHELIINGVKHGNMEDKNKLLNINVIIDNSCLIIEVSDEGPGIRYRRKAFGEYDYCESGRGLMLVEGLSDKFDVKGNTVTCVQYLK, via the coding sequence ATGAATTGTAAAATAGAGAGGAAAGTTAACATCGACATAAACATGGTTAAAGATGTTGTTGAAGACATTCTTCATAATATTGAAAGTTTATTAAATGAGAAAGTTTGCTTTAATACAAAGTTAATACTACATGAATTAATAATAAATGGAGTAAAGCACGGAAATATGGAAGACAAAAACAAGCTTTTGAATATTAATGTTATAATAGATAATTCATGTTTGATTATAGAGGTATCAGATGAAGGCCCAGGAATAAGATATAGGCGAAAAGCATTTGGCGAATATGACTATTGTGAATCAGGAAGAGGATTAATGCTTGTAGAAGGTCTTTCCGATAAATTTGATGTAAAAGGAAATACTGTTACTTGTGTCCAATATTTAAAATAA